One window of Cyanobacterium sp. T60_A2020_053 genomic DNA carries:
- the mnmE gene encoding tRNA uridine-5-carboxymethylaminomethyl(34) synthesis GTPase MnmE, whose translation MKKVIQLETIGAIASAVVPNQGSIGIVRLSGNTALAIAQKIFCPLGKASWQSHQVIYGYVINPVTNQTVDEALLIYMQSPRSFTREDVIEFHCHGGIMPVQEVLDLCLEAGARLANAGEFTLRAFLNGRIDLTQAESIAEMVGAKSSQAAHIALAGIRGKLAQPIKKIRHDLLDILAEVEARIDFEDDLPPLDEEKITTDLQSSLTEVQHILATKEQGELLRSGVKVAIVGRPNVGKSSLLNAWSQSDRAIVTDLPGTTRDVVESQLVVKGIPIQVLDTAGIRETDDKVEQIGVKRSRLAVSEADLVLFTISAPDGWTKEDEQIYQDIKDLNVILVVNKTDLAPLTAVNYPDGIKAIVATAVINNEGIRALETAILNSIETGITQAQDLDIAINQRQASALTRAKVALTQVKETIDNQLPLDFWTIDLRSAISALGEITGEEVTESVLDRIFSRFCIGK comes from the coding sequence GTGAAAAAAGTCATTCAACTGGAAACCATTGGTGCTATTGCTTCGGCTGTAGTACCAAATCAAGGTAGTATTGGTATTGTCAGACTAAGCGGTAATACTGCTTTAGCCATCGCTCAAAAAATTTTTTGTCCTTTGGGGAAGGCTTCTTGGCAATCCCATCAAGTTATCTATGGTTACGTTATCAACCCCGTTACAAATCAAACTGTTGACGAAGCCTTGCTAATATATATGCAGTCGCCACGCTCTTTTACTCGGGAAGATGTAATCGAGTTTCACTGTCATGGCGGTATTATGCCCGTACAAGAAGTGTTAGATTTATGTCTGGAAGCCGGCGCACGCCTTGCTAATGCTGGAGAATTTACCCTAAGAGCTTTTTTAAATGGTAGGATTGATTTAACTCAGGCGGAGAGTATCGCTGAGATGGTGGGCGCTAAATCCAGTCAAGCGGCGCACATCGCCTTAGCAGGAATTAGGGGTAAGTTAGCCCAACCTATTAAAAAAATTCGTCATGATTTATTAGATATTTTGGCGGAAGTGGAAGCGAGAATCGATTTTGAAGACGATTTACCACCGCTGGATGAAGAAAAAATCACCACAGATTTACAGAGTAGTTTAACTGAAGTACAACATATTTTAGCCACCAAAGAGCAAGGGGAATTATTACGCAGTGGTGTAAAAGTGGCCATTGTCGGGCGCCCGAATGTAGGTAAATCTAGTTTACTTAATGCTTGGAGTCAGTCAGATCGGGCCATAGTTACGGATTTACCCGGTACAACGAGGGATGTGGTAGAATCCCAGTTGGTGGTTAAAGGTATTCCCATTCAAGTTTTAGATACCGCAGGAATCCGAGAAACCGATGATAAAGTAGAACAAATTGGCGTTAAACGCTCTCGTTTAGCCGTTAGTGAAGCAGATTTGGTGTTATTTACCATTTCAGCGCCCGACGGTTGGACCAAAGAAGACGAACAAATATACCAAGATATTAAGGATTTGAATGTGATTTTGGTGGTAAATAAAACGGATTTAGCGCCCCTCACCGCCGTTAATTATCCTGATGGTATCAAAGCAATAGTTGCTACCGCCGTAATTAACAATGAAGGGATAAGGGCGCTGGAAACTGCTATTTTGAATAGTATTGAAACAGGAATAACACAAGCGCAAGATTTAGACATCGCTATCAATCAACGACAGGCAAGCGCCCTCACCCGTGCAAAAGTAGCCCTGACGCAGGTAAAAGAAACCATCGATAATCAATTACCCCTTGATTTTTGGACTATTGATTTACGTAGCGCCATTTCCGCTTTAGGAGAAATAACTGGGGAAGAAGTGACAGAATCAGTATTGGATCGTATTTTTAGCCGTTTTTGTATTGGTAAATAG
- a CDS encoding phosphoribosylglycinamide formyltransferase: MTAIISPDFIPPVDQNPAPLKLAIMASGSGSNFEAIASSIAKGELNATIEVLIYNNPHAKVKQRAQNYGVKTVLLNHRDFPSRESLDQAIVKICQQHNIQWVVMAGWMRIITNVLLEAYPQKVINIHPSLLPSFKGINAVEQALTAGVKITGCTVHLVDLAVDSGRILIQSAVPILPDDTSETLHHRIQVQEHLIMVRALQLIQYLPN, from the coding sequence ATGACGGCTATAATTTCCCCTGACTTTATTCCCCCAGTTGATCAAAATCCAGCGCCCCTCAAACTAGCCATCATGGCATCAGGAAGTGGCAGTAATTTTGAAGCTATCGCCAGTAGTATTGCCAAAGGGGAATTAAACGCCACCATTGAAGTGCTGATTTATAACAACCCCCATGCCAAAGTAAAACAACGCGCTCAAAACTATGGAGTTAAAACCGTTTTACTCAATCATCGTGATTTCCCTAGCCGTGAAAGCCTCGATCAAGCTATCGTAAAAATCTGCCAACAACATAACATTCAATGGGTAGTTATGGCTGGTTGGATGCGGATTATTACTAATGTATTACTAGAAGCATACCCACAAAAAGTAATTAATATTCATCCTAGCTTACTCCCTAGTTTTAAGGGTATTAATGCGGTAGAACAGGCTTTGACCGCAGGAGTCAAAATTACTGGTTGCACCGTTCATTTGGTCGATTTAGCGGTGGATAGTGGCAGAATTTTGATCCAGTCTGCCGTGCCAATTTTACCAGATGATACCTCCGAAACTCTCCATCATCGTATTCAAGTGCAAGAACATTTGATCATGGTACGGGCGCTACAATTAATCCAGTATTTACCGAATTAA